In a single window of the Nicotiana tomentosiformis chromosome 8, ASM39032v3, whole genome shotgun sequence genome:
- the LOC138897961 gene encoding uncharacterized protein, which yields MRDAIQLLTRLVAAQARRQEVGISHADRAISVRIHDIINLDPPIFTGADPNEDLQVFIDRLQRTLRVMKATTTKSVELTSYRLRDVVVNWYEFWELSKGEDAPPAVWQEFREAFIRHYLPPELRHARVDRFLTLRQGNMSVREYSLQLDSLARYTLTIVANMEDRVHRFVMGLEPHLLNDCMSVSLQPGIDISRIQAYAQGVEERHVMRDCPMRGGAGIAQTARYVASSSSSVRPPGQGSQAPAGRGRGRSGASSSNGPQNCFTLSYVTLLVASKFGIELELIKPFEIKDGPVPVSREPILKWKGNIASPRAFLGHIILGEGIRVDTQKIEAVKTWPIPMTPMEVHCFLGLAGYYKRFVEGFSSLSAPLTKLTQKATKFQWTDTCERSFQALKERLIAAPPEKSEITREIHQLANLGVQLLDSCGTRVTIQDTTTSSLVTKVKERQYEDPVLAHYRDITLQKEKTPFEITGDGILRYRGRLCVPNMAGLHQQVMGEAHYSCYSIHPGETKMYHDIRGIYWWDGMKKDITELVA from the exons atgagagatgctattcagctattgactcgattagtggccGCACAGGCTCGACGCCAGGAGGTAGGTATcagtcatgcagatagggccatcagtgtGAGGATTCACGATATCATTAATTTAGACCCTCCtatattcactggagcagatccaaatgaggaccttcaggtatttattgataggTTGCAGAGAACTTtaagggtaatgaaggccactacaACTAAGTCAGTTGAGCTAacttcctatagacttcgggatGTTGTAGTTAATTGGTATGAGTTTTGGGAGTTGTCCaaaggtgaggatgcccctccagcagTATGGCAAGAGTTTAGAGAGGCTTTTATTcgtcattatttgccaccagagcttagacatgccagagttgataggttcttgacccttcggcagggtaatatgagtgttcgggagtataGCCTTCAGTTagattctttggctaggtatacTCTCACTATTGTAGCTAatatggaggatcgggttcaccggttcgtgatggggttggagccgcacctgcttaaTGACTGTATGTCAGTATCACTTCAGCCAGGCAtagatatttctcgtattcaggcatacgctcagggcgTAGAGGAGC gccacgttatgagagattgtccgatgagaggtggtgcaggtatagCTCAGACAGCGAGATATGTAGccagttcgtcatcatcagtacgcccccctgggcaaggttcacaggcaccagctggtcgtggtagaggcagaagtggagcatctagctcgaatGGTCCTCAGAACT gtttcACCTTATCATACGTCACTctattggttgctagtaagtttgggatagaacttgagttgattaaaccttttgag atcaaagacgGTCCGGTTCCAGTTTCCAGGGAGCCAATTCTGAAGTGGAAAGGTAATATTGCATCGccaagag ccttccttggtcatattattttaggtgagggtatccgggttgatacacagaagattgaggcagtgaagacttggcctataCCCATGACACCGATGGAGGTTCAttgcttcctgggtttggcaggttattacaagagatttgtagagggtttttcttctctttcagcaccattgacaaagttgactcagaaggcaactaagtttcagtggactgatacttgtgagcggagtttccaggcattgaaggaaaGATTGATTGCAGCACCG ccagagaagagtgagataactcgtgagattcatcagctagctaatcttggagttcaATTACTAGATTCATGTGgtaccagagttactattcaggacacgacaacatcctctctaGTAACTAAAGTGAAAGAACGCCAGTATGAAGATCCTGTGCTAGCTCACTACAGAGATATAACCCttcaaaaggagaagacaccatttgagattacaggagatggaatcctcagatatcgaggtcgactatgtgttcctaatatggcagGGTTGcaccagcaggttatgggagaagctcactattcttgttattctattcatccaggagagacgaagatgtatcatgatatcaggggaatatactggtgggacggaatgaagaaggatataacagAGCTTGTTGCTTAA